The following coding sequences are from one Bacteroidales bacterium window:
- a CDS encoding Hsp20/alpha crystallin family protein, whose product MLPVRSDLIPSLFEEFFRDFPFVGSLSTELRTIPKINIAETEKAFEIEVAAPGYKKEDFKIELNDNTLTISSEKKEEKTEKGKDYHRREFNYSCFSRSFIVPDHVDADKIHAVYENGVLSVILPKKEEYVSKKNKTIEIK is encoded by the coding sequence ATGTTACCGGTCAGAAGTGATTTAATTCCAAGTTTGTTCGAAGAATTTTTCAGAGATTTTCCCTTTGTTGGTTCTTTATCAACGGAATTAAGAACCATCCCTAAAATCAACATTGCTGAAACTGAAAAGGCTTTTGAAATTGAAGTTGCAGCACCAGGCTACAAGAAGGAAGATTTCAAGATCGAACTAAATGACAACACTCTAACTATCAGCTCCGAAAAGAAAGAAGAAAAAACAGAAAAAGGCAAAGACTATCATCGTCGTGAATTCAACTATTCGTGCTTTAGTCGTAGCTTTATCGTACCAGATCATGTAGATGCTGATAAGATTCATGCTGTTTATGAAAACGGTGTTCTCAGTGTAATTTTACCTAAAAAGGAAGAATACGTTTCTAAGAAGAACAAAACCATTGAAATTAAGTAA